In Entelurus aequoreus isolate RoL-2023_Sb linkage group LG02, RoL_Eaeq_v1.1, whole genome shotgun sequence, one genomic interval encodes:
- the LOC133633653 gene encoding globoside alpha-1,3-N-acetylgalactosaminyltransferase 1-like isoform X3 yields the protein MLNTVDMFRAALRINVFAVLLSILLLIGLKYAQPSTQKGRTDVNSVTNWNAPLVWEGTFDPVVIDAIYKPMNPRVAVVVFAVGKYTRFLKGFLESAEKYFLVDFQVTYYVFTDNEHDVPKVKLGSARNISVVPVPSAQHWQEVVLGRMEWATKAIDNQIRSKTDYLFMMDIDSVFHNRFGAESLSRLSAVLHRGYYKDTHRDKFPYERRPQSKAYIPAGEGDYYYTAAVWGGYLEDMYKLVKHCYIQAQEDSKIKIQAVWQEESHLNKYLLYNKPAKVLSPEYLWSDYDSVPADIKVVRVSQLVKNYKEVRPNAGNR from the exons ATTGAAATATGCACAGCCAAGCACTCAGAAAGG ACGTACTGATGTGAACTCTGTCACTAACTGGAATGCTCCTTTGGTTTGGGAGGGAACTTTTGATCCAGTGGTCATAGATGCAATCTATAAACCAATGAACCCAAGAGTTGCTGTGGTGGTGTTTGCTGTTGGCAA ATATACTCGCTTCCTGAAGGGCTTCTTGGAGTCAGCTGAAAAATACTTTCTGGTCGATTTCCAAGTCACGTATTATGTCTTCACAGACAACGAACATGATGTACCTAAA GTTAAACTGGGCAGCGCCCGGAACATCTCTGTGGTCCCTGTGCCCAGCGCCCAGCACTGGCAAGAAGTGGTTCTTGGAAGGATGGAGTGGGCGACCAAAGCCATTGATAATCAG ATCCGGAGCAAGACCGACTATCTTTTCATGATGGACATCGATAGCGTGTTCCACAACCGCTTTGGAGCCGAGTCTCTCAGTAGACTTTCTGCTGTGCTTCACCGTGGCTACTACAAG GACACCCATCGGGACAAATTTCCATATGAGCGGCGGCCCCAGTCCAAAGCCTACATTCCTGCTGGGGAAGGAGACTATTACTACACAGCAGCAGTCTGGGGGGGCTACCTGGAGGATATGTATAAACTAGTCAA ACACTGTTACATCCAAGCCCAGGAGGACTCCAAGATAAAAATCCAGGCTGTGTGGCAGGAAGAGAGTCACCTCAACAA ATACCTGCTGTACAACAAGCCCGCCAAAGTGCTGTCTCCTGAATACCTGTGGAGCGACTATGACTCGGTCCCGGCAGACAttaaagtggttagagtgtcccagCTGGTTAAGAATTACAAGGAAGTGCGGCCCAATGCTGGAAACCGATGA
- the LOC133633653 gene encoding globoside alpha-1,3-N-acetylgalactosaminyltransferase 1-like isoform X2, whose amino-acid sequence MLNTVDMFRAALRINVFAVLLSILLLIGIIQQDDFPKTHVSTTSCEVQEYVNNCGNWSIGDFRMKVGLKYAQPSTQKGRTDVNSVTNWNAPLVWEGTFDPVVIDAIYKPMNPRVAVVVFAVGKYTRFLKGFLESAEKYFLVDFQVTYYVFTDNEHDVPKVKLGSARNISVVPVPSAQHWQEVVLGRMEWATKAIDNQIRSKTDYLFMMDIDSVFHNRFGAESLSRLSAVLHRGYYKDTHRDKFPYERRPQSKAYIPAGEGDYYYTAAVWGGYLEDMYKLVKHCYIQAQEDSKIKIQAVWQEESHLNKYLLYNKPAKVLSPEYLWSDYDSVPADIKVVRVSQLVKNYKEVRPNAGNR is encoded by the exons GATAATCCAACAGGACGATTTCCCCAAGACACATGTATCGACAACAAGTTGTGAAGTCCAAGAATATGTAAACAACTGTGGCAACTGGAGTATTGGGGATTTTAGAATGAAAGTTGG ATTGAAATATGCACAGCCAAGCACTCAGAAAGG ACGTACTGATGTGAACTCTGTCACTAACTGGAATGCTCCTTTGGTTTGGGAGGGAACTTTTGATCCAGTGGTCATAGATGCAATCTATAAACCAATGAACCCAAGAGTTGCTGTGGTGGTGTTTGCTGTTGGCAA ATATACTCGCTTCCTGAAGGGCTTCTTGGAGTCAGCTGAAAAATACTTTCTGGTCGATTTCCAAGTCACGTATTATGTCTTCACAGACAACGAACATGATGTACCTAAA GTTAAACTGGGCAGCGCCCGGAACATCTCTGTGGTCCCTGTGCCCAGCGCCCAGCACTGGCAAGAAGTGGTTCTTGGAAGGATGGAGTGGGCGACCAAAGCCATTGATAATCAG ATCCGGAGCAAGACCGACTATCTTTTCATGATGGACATCGATAGCGTGTTCCACAACCGCTTTGGAGCCGAGTCTCTCAGTAGACTTTCTGCTGTGCTTCACCGTGGCTACTACAAG GACACCCATCGGGACAAATTTCCATATGAGCGGCGGCCCCAGTCCAAAGCCTACATTCCTGCTGGGGAAGGAGACTATTACTACACAGCAGCAGTCTGGGGGGGCTACCTGGAGGATATGTATAAACTAGTCAA ACACTGTTACATCCAAGCCCAGGAGGACTCCAAGATAAAAATCCAGGCTGTGTGGCAGGAAGAGAGTCACCTCAACAA ATACCTGCTGTACAACAAGCCCGCCAAAGTGCTGTCTCCTGAATACCTGTGGAGCGACTATGACTCGGTCCCGGCAGACAttaaagtggttagagtgtcccagCTGGTTAAGAATTACAAGGAAGTGCGGCCCAATGCTGGAAACCGATGA